The following proteins are co-located in the Solenopsis invicta isolate M01_SB chromosome 7, UNIL_Sinv_3.0, whole genome shotgun sequence genome:
- the LOC105202424 gene encoding glutenin, high molecular weight subunit DX5 isoform X4, whose protein sequence is MWTRSLKCSPVVLFACAFLAGSGTVLVQNGVGASALSSDSALEHAENIPDAHDRHKGIRSYDSTGFPHDNDANRDVKSYGTPSGHGASHDHGIKDGGHGYNKNGDACSKCKWENDDWEQDEPEEEGDENDGAECDDGQYRPEHHGPGGGHKSRPHPSGVYKTGPTGGSYGDGAGSLDSPLGGVNYPSGPGHTRPINDYVTTPKSVAGWSTPFADASKPGHGGVNTATFGTTPSSWPGWNKGTAPGGTGPPKPTWSGGRFPSSQKPGSSVPNFDATSKPGQEWNQYPSGPSSAVPHTGSGVLPPNNYGNPQENQNRPYGQPVPHLESNLSPPNYGNPQESQKRPYGQPAPHTGSGISPPGSYGNPQENQNRPYGQPSPHSGSGVSPSSYGNPQESQNKPYGQPAPHSGSNVSPPSYGNPQDSQNRPYGQPVPHAGSSAFPPGSYGSPQDNKNRPYGQSVPHPGSGASPPSYGNPQGNQNRPYGQPVPQSTYAGAFAGASVTSGIGSPSGVPSFGRKEPVSSQSPNRPYSGTNQAPNTDSDYYGQGGYNKPEPGSQSTSPATNTFGTTKGPYGGIGSPTSVPGTQSYPSAPYDGSSRPNAGFPNTGFGTTKTPFSHISTPGSTLTTPYDRTGPKQPNFNFASSSATANAGASAFAGTYSNPSITGTPSLYGTTPTHTGGSNYTPGVKGSVGNRPVYGNAPHGTHPNIGSGTWPSGQPGSNTGPWSSGRPGSGISPNRPSPGTSGILPGKQPQGGSGTWPGQGQPGHPGSGPGCPGGNCGGATPQAGAGAPGNQLWNPGNPFLFGSSTPNSVSHHPWTPTTEKPIGEGNVFLDSNWNKPKPGYTSADNDKNVIPHGGNNKPIGQGNVFLDGNRGNNANPNEGVIPLEEKMPGKNNPFLKPLTNSGGPSYPDRSGTPGNYPGSGTPGSYPGQGTPGSYPGQGTPGSYPGLETPGGSPGQGTPGNYPGQGTPGSYPGSGTPGSYPGQGTPGSYPGSGTPGSYPGQGTPGSYPGSGTPGNYPGSGTPGNYPESPGSPGGGSYGGVKNGFPSGDASLQDKNRLYPTGSSPQGTGTLECKLGLFGCGTPGSGSYVNNKYPGGAVGGNAGAVTGNLGGNVPGGSGNLNPVPGQFTAGGNPGSGGNNFAASVSGAQARAYSGAFSSAQASSSSSASSFSGASGLANNLGGNMYPNGAQNQGGSNSWASSGASAFASSSAGSWAGNSPTNVKG, encoded by the exons ATGTGGACCCGCAGCTTGAAGTGTTCTCCGGTGGTGCTTTTCGCGTGCGCGTTTCTCGCCGGCTCAG gtACTGTATTAGTACAAAATGGAGTCGGTGCATCTGCGTTAAGTAGCGATAGTGCGCTTGAACACGCTGAAAATATTCCTGACGCGCATGATAGACACAAGGGAATTCGCAGCTACGACAGCACCGGTTTTCCCCACGACAACGACGCTAACCGTGATGTGAAATCTTACGGCACACCTTCGGGACACGGCGCCAGTCATGATCATGGAATAAAAGACGGAGGTCACGGCTATAATAAGAACGGTGATGCCTGCTCTAAATGCAAATGGGAGAACGACGATTGGGAACAGGATGAGCCGGAGGAGGAGGGGGACGAGAACGATGGGGCTGAATGCGATGATGGTCAATATAGGCCCGAGCACCATGGTCCTGGTGGAGGACACAAATCAAGACCACATCCATCCGGAGTGTACAAGACTGGACCTACGGGTGGGTCTTACGGTGATGGAGCTGGTAGCCTTGACAGTCCTTTAGGCGGTGTCAATTATCCATCAGGCCCAGGACATACGAGACCAATCAATGATTATGTAACCACGCCAAAATCTGTCGCCGGCTGGAGTACTCCATTCGCTGATGCATCAAAGCCTGGACATGGTGGTGTAAACACAGCTACCTTTGGCACAACACCGAGCTCTTGGCCCGGCTGGAACAAAGGGACAGCACCAGGTGGTACTGGTCCTCCAAAGCCTACTTGGAGCGGCGGCAGATTTCCTTCTTCGCAGAAACCAGGTTCATCTGTTCCAAATTTTGATGCAACTTCAAAACCTGGACAAGAATGGAATCAATACCCAAGTGGTCCTTCTTCCGCGGTACCACATACAGGAAGTGGTGTACTTCCTCCAAATAATTATGGAAATCCACAGGAAAATCAAAACAGACCTTATGGTCAACCTGTACCACATTTAGAAAGCAATTTATCTCCTCCAAATTATGGAAATCCACAGGAAAGTCAGAAGAGGCCATATGGCCAACCTGCACCACATACAGGTAGTGGTATATCTCCTCCAGGTAGTTACGGAAATCCACAGGAAAATCAAAACAGGCCTTATGGCCAACCTTCACCACATTCAGGAAGTGGTGTATCTCCATCAAGTTATGGAAATCCACAGGAAAGTCAGAATAAACCTTATGGCCAACCTGCACCGCATTCAGGAAGTAATGTATCTCCTCCAAGTTATGGAAATCCACAGGACAGTCAGAACAGGCCTTATGGCCAACCTGTACCACATGCAGGAAGTAGTGCATTCCCTCCAGGTAGTTATGGAAGTCCACAAGATAATAAAAACAGGCCTTATGGACAATCTGTGCCACATCCAGGAAGTGGTGCATCTCCTCCAAGTTATGGAAATCCACAGGGAAATCAGAATAGACCTTATGGCCAACCTGTACCACAAT cTACATATGCAGGAGCTTTTGCTGGAGCAAGTGTAACATCTGGTATTGGAAGTCCTTCTGGAGTACCCAGCTTTGGGAGAAAAGAGCCAGTAAGCAGCCAGTCACCAAATAGGCCGTATAGTGGGACAAATCAAGCACCTAACACAGATAGCGATTATTATGGTCAAGGAGGTTATAACAAACCTGAACCTGGTTCTCAAAGTACATCGCCTGCAACAAATACTTTTGGAACTACAAAAGGACCGTATGGAGGAATTGGTTCACCTACATCTGTTCCTGGAACTCAAAGTTATCCATCCGCTCCTTATGATGGAAGCTCCAGGCCAAATGCTGGGTTTCCAAATACTGGATTCGGAACAACTAAGACTCCGTTTAGTCACATTAGCACTCCAGGTTCTACGTTAACCACGCCATACGATAGAACAGGACCAAAACagcctaattttaattttgcgagTAGTAGCGCAACTGCAAACGCTGGTGCAAGTGCGTTTGCTGGCACATACAGCAATCCCAGTATAACAGGAACACCATCGTTATATGGTACAACACCAACGCATACAGGAGGTTCAAATTATACTCCCGGAGTCAAAGGTTCTGTTGGAAACAGACCTGTTTATGGAAATGCCCCTCATGGTACACATCCTAATATTGGAAGTGGTACTTGGCCTAGCGGACAACCCGGAAGCAATACTGGACCTTGGTCTAGTGGTAGACCTGGAAGTGGAATTTCGCCTAATAGACCTTCTCCAGGCACTAGCGGAATTTTGCCTGGTAAACAACCGCAAGGCGGAAGTGGAACTTGGCCTGGCCAAGGACAACCTGGACATCCTGGAAGCGGACCTGGATGCCCAGGTGGAAATTGCGGAGGCGCGACTCCTCAAGCAG gCGCAGGTGCTCCGGGAAATCAGTTATGGAATCCAGgaaatccatttttatttggaa GCAGTACTCCAAACAGTGTTTCTCATCATCCCTGGACTCCGACTACAGAGAAACCAATCGGCGAAGGAAATGTTTTTCTCGACTCAAATTGGAATAAACCTAAGCCTGGATATACTAGCGCAGACAATGACAAAAATGTAATTCCTCACGGAGGAAATAATAAGCCTATAGGTCAAGGAAACGTTTTTCTAGATGGTAATAGAGGAAACAATGCTAATCCTAACGAAGGTGTGATTCCACTCGAAGAAAAGATGCCAGGAAAAAATAATCCCTTCCTTAAACCTTTGACTAATTCAGGCGGTCCGTCATACCCAGACAGATCGGGAACACCAGGAAATTATCCTGGCTCGGGAACACCGGGAAGTTATCCTGGACAGGGAACACCAGGAAGTTATCCTGGACAAGGAACACCAGGAAGTTATCCTGGATTGGAAACGCCGGGAGGTAGTCCTGGACAGGGAACACCAGGAAATTATCCTGGACAGGGAACACCAGGAAGTTATCCTGGATCAGGAACACCAGGAAGTTATCCTGGACAGGGAACACCAGGAAGTTATCCTGGATCAGGAACACCAGGAAGTTATCCTGGACAGGGAACACCAGGAAGTTATCCTGGATCGGGAACACCAGGAAATTATCCTGGATCGGGAACACCGGGAAATTATCCTGAATCACCAGGATCACCAGGAGGTGGTAGTTACGGAGGTGTGAAAAACGGTTTTCCTTCTGGCGACGCTTCActgcaagataaaaatagacTTTATCCTACAGGAAGCAGTCCTCAGGGTACTGGTACATTAGAATGTAAACTAGGACTGTTTGGTTGTGGGACACCTGGTAGCGGAagctatgtaaataataaatatccaGGAGGAGCGGTCGGTGGAAATGCTGGAGCAGTTACTGGAAATCTAGGTGGCAATGTTCCTGGTGGGTCTGGAAATCTTAATCCTGTGCCTGGCCAATTTACTGCCGGCGGTAATCCCGGATCAGGAGGAAACAATTTTGCGGCGTCCGTTAGCGGTGCTCAGGCGAGAGCTTATTCTGGAGCCTTTAGCTCCGCTCAAGCTTCTAGCTCCAGTTCTGCCAGTTCTTTCTCTGGCGCGTCAG gACTTGCTAATAATTTGGGCGGAAATATGTATCCTAATGGAGCACAAAATCAAGGCGGATCTAATTCCTGGGCTTCTAGCGGTGCCTCTGCGTTTGCCAGTAGTAGCGCCGGAA GTTGGGCAGGAAATAGCCCTACCAACGTCAAGGGTTAA
- the LOC105202424 gene encoding collagen alpha-1(III) chain isoform X2, with the protein MWTRSLKCSPVVLFACAFLAGSGTVLVQNGVGASALSSDSALEHAENIPDAHDRHKGIRSYDSTGFPHDNDANRDVKSYGTPSGHGASHDHGIKDGGHGYNKNGDACSKCKWENDDWEQDEPEEEGDENDGAECDDGQYRPEHHGPGGGHKSRPHPSGVYKTGPTGGSYGDGAGSLDSPLGGVNYPSGPGHTRPINDYVTTPKSVAGWSTPFADASKPGHGGVNTATFGTTPSSWPGWNKGTAPGGTGPPKPTWSGGRFPSSQKPGSSVPNFDATSKPGQEWNQYPSGPSSAVPHTGSGVLPPNNYGNPQENQNRPYGQPVPHLESNLSPPNYGNPQESQKRPYGQPAPHTGSGISPPGSYGNPQENQNRPYGQPSPHSGSGVSPSSYGNPQESQNKPYGQPAPHSGSNVSPPSYGNPQDSQNRPYGQPVPHAGSSAFPPGSYGSPQDNKNRPYGQSVPHPGSGASPPSYGNPQGNQNRPYGQPVPQSTYAGAFAGASVTSGIGSPSGVPSFGRKEPVSSQSPNRPYSGTNQAPNTDSDYYGQGGYNKPEPGSQSTSPATNTFGTTKGPYGGIGSPTSVPGTQSYPSAPYDGSSRPNAGFPNTGFGTTKTPFSHISTPGSTLTTPYDRTGPKQPNFNFASSSATANAGASAFAGTYSNPSITGTPSLYGTTPTHTGGSNYTPGVKGSVGNRPVYGNAPHGTHPNIGSGTWPSGQPGSNTGPWSSGRPGSGISPNRPSPGTSGILPGKQPQGGSGTWPGQGQPGHPGSGPGCPGGNCGGATPQAGSNCEGCCGNYNCDSLCNGGGNVPATHGLCSGTGPSGVNKTYYPVGTGDGNVPTVGTIYGPDSRPNIGAGAGAPGNQLWNPGNPFLFGSSTPNSVSHHPWTPTTEKPIGEGNVFLDSNWNKPKPGYTSADNDKNVIPHGGNNKPIGQGNVFLDGNRGNNANPNEGVIPLEEKMPGKNNPFLKPLTNSGGPSYPDRSGTPGNYPGSGTPGSYPGQGTPGSYPGQGTPGSYPGLETPGGSPGQGTPGNYPGQGTPGSYPGSGTPGSYPGQGTPGSYPGSGTPGSYPGQGTPGSYPGSGTPGNYPGSGTPGNYPESPGSPGGGSYGGSSPQGTGTLECKLGLFGCGTPGSGSYVNNKYPGGAVGGNAGAVTGNLGGNVPGGSGNLNPVPGQFTAGGNPGSGGNNFAASVSGAQARAYSGAFSSAQASSSSSASSFSGASGLANNLGGNMYPNGAQNQGGSNSWASSGASAFASSSAGSWAGNSPTNVKG; encoded by the exons ATGTGGACCCGCAGCTTGAAGTGTTCTCCGGTGGTGCTTTTCGCGTGCGCGTTTCTCGCCGGCTCAG gtACTGTATTAGTACAAAATGGAGTCGGTGCATCTGCGTTAAGTAGCGATAGTGCGCTTGAACACGCTGAAAATATTCCTGACGCGCATGATAGACACAAGGGAATTCGCAGCTACGACAGCACCGGTTTTCCCCACGACAACGACGCTAACCGTGATGTGAAATCTTACGGCACACCTTCGGGACACGGCGCCAGTCATGATCATGGAATAAAAGACGGAGGTCACGGCTATAATAAGAACGGTGATGCCTGCTCTAAATGCAAATGGGAGAACGACGATTGGGAACAGGATGAGCCGGAGGAGGAGGGGGACGAGAACGATGGGGCTGAATGCGATGATGGTCAATATAGGCCCGAGCACCATGGTCCTGGTGGAGGACACAAATCAAGACCACATCCATCCGGAGTGTACAAGACTGGACCTACGGGTGGGTCTTACGGTGATGGAGCTGGTAGCCTTGACAGTCCTTTAGGCGGTGTCAATTATCCATCAGGCCCAGGACATACGAGACCAATCAATGATTATGTAACCACGCCAAAATCTGTCGCCGGCTGGAGTACTCCATTCGCTGATGCATCAAAGCCTGGACATGGTGGTGTAAACACAGCTACCTTTGGCACAACACCGAGCTCTTGGCCCGGCTGGAACAAAGGGACAGCACCAGGTGGTACTGGTCCTCCAAAGCCTACTTGGAGCGGCGGCAGATTTCCTTCTTCGCAGAAACCAGGTTCATCTGTTCCAAATTTTGATGCAACTTCAAAACCTGGACAAGAATGGAATCAATACCCAAGTGGTCCTTCTTCCGCGGTACCACATACAGGAAGTGGTGTACTTCCTCCAAATAATTATGGAAATCCACAGGAAAATCAAAACAGACCTTATGGTCAACCTGTACCACATTTAGAAAGCAATTTATCTCCTCCAAATTATGGAAATCCACAGGAAAGTCAGAAGAGGCCATATGGCCAACCTGCACCACATACAGGTAGTGGTATATCTCCTCCAGGTAGTTACGGAAATCCACAGGAAAATCAAAACAGGCCTTATGGCCAACCTTCACCACATTCAGGAAGTGGTGTATCTCCATCAAGTTATGGAAATCCACAGGAAAGTCAGAATAAACCTTATGGCCAACCTGCACCGCATTCAGGAAGTAATGTATCTCCTCCAAGTTATGGAAATCCACAGGACAGTCAGAACAGGCCTTATGGCCAACCTGTACCACATGCAGGAAGTAGTGCATTCCCTCCAGGTAGTTATGGAAGTCCACAAGATAATAAAAACAGGCCTTATGGACAATCTGTGCCACATCCAGGAAGTGGTGCATCTCCTCCAAGTTATGGAAATCCACAGGGAAATCAGAATAGACCTTATGGCCAACCTGTACCACAAT cTACATATGCAGGAGCTTTTGCTGGAGCAAGTGTAACATCTGGTATTGGAAGTCCTTCTGGAGTACCCAGCTTTGGGAGAAAAGAGCCAGTAAGCAGCCAGTCACCAAATAGGCCGTATAGTGGGACAAATCAAGCACCTAACACAGATAGCGATTATTATGGTCAAGGAGGTTATAACAAACCTGAACCTGGTTCTCAAAGTACATCGCCTGCAACAAATACTTTTGGAACTACAAAAGGACCGTATGGAGGAATTGGTTCACCTACATCTGTTCCTGGAACTCAAAGTTATCCATCCGCTCCTTATGATGGAAGCTCCAGGCCAAATGCTGGGTTTCCAAATACTGGATTCGGAACAACTAAGACTCCGTTTAGTCACATTAGCACTCCAGGTTCTACGTTAACCACGCCATACGATAGAACAGGACCAAAACagcctaattttaattttgcgagTAGTAGCGCAACTGCAAACGCTGGTGCAAGTGCGTTTGCTGGCACATACAGCAATCCCAGTATAACAGGAACACCATCGTTATATGGTACAACACCAACGCATACAGGAGGTTCAAATTATACTCCCGGAGTCAAAGGTTCTGTTGGAAACAGACCTGTTTATGGAAATGCCCCTCATGGTACACATCCTAATATTGGAAGTGGTACTTGGCCTAGCGGACAACCCGGAAGCAATACTGGACCTTGGTCTAGTGGTAGACCTGGAAGTGGAATTTCGCCTAATAGACCTTCTCCAGGCACTAGCGGAATTTTGCCTGGTAAACAACCGCAAGGCGGAAGTGGAACTTGGCCTGGCCAAGGACAACCTGGACATCCTGGAAGCGGACCTGGATGCCCAGGTGGAAATTGCGGAGGCGCGACTCCTCAAGCAGGTAGCAATTGCGAAGGATGTTGCGGAAATTATAATTGCGACAGTCTTTGTAATGGAGGGGGCAATGTACCAGCAACACACGGATTGTGTAGTGGAACAGGCCCTAGTGGCgttaataaaacatattatcCCGTTGGAACTGGCGATGGCAATGTTCCAACTGTTGGAACTATATATGGACCAGATTCACGTCCTAACATCGGAGCCG gCGCAGGTGCTCCGGGAAATCAGTTATGGAATCCAGgaaatccatttttatttggaa GCAGTACTCCAAACAGTGTTTCTCATCATCCCTGGACTCCGACTACAGAGAAACCAATCGGCGAAGGAAATGTTTTTCTCGACTCAAATTGGAATAAACCTAAGCCTGGATATACTAGCGCAGACAATGACAAAAATGTAATTCCTCACGGAGGAAATAATAAGCCTATAGGTCAAGGAAACGTTTTTCTAGATGGTAATAGAGGAAACAATGCTAATCCTAACGAAGGTGTGATTCCACTCGAAGAAAAGATGCCAGGAAAAAATAATCCCTTCCTTAAACCTTTGACTAATTCAGGCGGTCCGTCATACCCAGACAGATCGGGAACACCAGGAAATTATCCTGGCTCGGGAACACCGGGAAGTTATCCTGGACAGGGAACACCAGGAAGTTATCCTGGACAAGGAACACCAGGAAGTTATCCTGGATTGGAAACGCCGGGAGGTAGTCCTGGACAGGGAACACCAGGAAATTATCCTGGACAGGGAACACCAGGAAGTTATCCTGGATCAGGAACACCAGGAAGTTATCCTGGACAGGGAACACCAGGAAGTTATCCTGGATCAGGAACACCAGGAAGTTATCCTGGACAGGGAACACCAGGAAGTTATCCTGGATCGGGAACACCAGGAAATTATCCTGGATCGGGAACACCGGGAAATTATCCTGAATCACCAGGATCACCAGGAGGTGGTAGTTACGGAG GAAGCAGTCCTCAGGGTACTGGTACATTAGAATGTAAACTAGGACTGTTTGGTTGTGGGACACCTGGTAGCGGAagctatgtaaataataaatatccaGGAGGAGCGGTCGGTGGAAATGCTGGAGCAGTTACTGGAAATCTAGGTGGCAATGTTCCTGGTGGGTCTGGAAATCTTAATCCTGTGCCTGGCCAATTTACTGCCGGCGGTAATCCCGGATCAGGAGGAAACAATTTTGCGGCGTCCGTTAGCGGTGCTCAGGCGAGAGCTTATTCTGGAGCCTTTAGCTCCGCTCAAGCTTCTAGCTCCAGTTCTGCCAGTTCTTTCTCTGGCGCGTCAG gACTTGCTAATAATTTGGGCGGAAATATGTATCCTAATGGAGCACAAAATCAAGGCGGATCTAATTCCTGGGCTTCTAGCGGTGCCTCTGCGTTTGCCAGTAGTAGCGCCGGAA GTTGGGCAGGAAATAGCCCTACCAACGTCAAGGGTTAA